From the genome of Vicia villosa cultivar HV-30 ecotype Madison, WI linkage group LG2, Vvil1.0, whole genome shotgun sequence, one region includes:
- the LOC131652733 gene encoding uncharacterized protein LOC131652733, translated as MSQYSNSSQHILYDKLMYKATVYPLADIEKLKELAQCVTVATITKLKAAQGGWYNQACHECPRVAKGMLPPYECSLGHKTETAIYRYKILIEVFNAGTKATFVIWDREAFQLLKVTAAQMRTNLIEAGITDPLEFPAALDTLVGMTMVFKVKWQPDWDNGSVMSILEDDIVKRDILRSFGQELPDSQMITTPNLTQNNESVAEASHLDDWDIIPETDITSNTLSEPLTPTSTAKRIAPHESQDITPLSQTPEGQQSSTKMKKHIKLEN; from the exons ATGTCACAATACTCAAATTCTTCTCAGCACATTCTTTATGATAAGCTTATGTATAAGGCAACTGTATATCCTTTGGCTGATATTGAAAAACTCAAGGAG CTGGCTCAATGTGTTACCGTGGCAACGATCACCAAACTGAAAGCTGCTCAAGGTGGATGGTATAACCAAGCATGTCATGAGTGTCCTAGGGTTGCCAAAGGAATGCTACCACCTTATGAATGTTCGCTTGGTCACAAAACAGAGACTGCAATTTACAG gtataaaattttaattgaggtTTTTAATGCTGGAACTAAAGCTACCTTTGTAATATGGGACCGTGAAGCTTTTCAACTTTTGAAGGTCACTGCTGCTCAGATGCGCACTAACTTGATTGAG GCTGGCATTACGGACCCTCTTGAGTTCCCTGCGGCACTTGATACTTTAGTTGGAATGACCATGGTTTTCAAAGTCAAGTGGCAACCTGACTGGGACAATGGATCTGTTATGTCTATACTTGAGGATGACATTGTTAAAAGGGATATACTGCGTTCGTTTGGCCAGGAATTG CCTGATTCCCAGATGATAACCACTCCTAATCTAACACAG AACAATGAGAGTGTTGCTGAAGCTTCTCATTTGGACGATTGGGACATCATTCCG GAAACCGATATTACGTCTAATACATTGTCGGAACCGCTTACACCAACATCAACTGCCAAACGGATTGCTCCGCATGAATCACAAGACATTACTCCTTTGTCTCAGACGCCTGAAGGACAACAGTCTtcaacaaaaatgaaaaaacatatcaaACTGGAGAATTAG